Proteins encoded by one window of Chryseobacterium foetidum:
- a CDS encoding ABC transporter permease translates to MNILFSKDTWQEIYYSLKNNKLRTFLTMIGVGWGMFLYVSLLGAAKGMENGFDKLFSGFATNTIFLWAQNTSIPYDGFPKGREMSLRLSDIDLLERKVSQVDYISPQNSRGNFGSAGEQMSRNGKYATYTLTGDSPIGNKISEKKLIFGRYLNDADLSQNKNVAVIGEEIYKNFFDAKKNENPLGKSINVKGVFFNVIGVFRVKRGGPMENDRTAYIPLSSFTRLFNNGDKIDVFSVVSKPDAEVSEVEVKIKDVLKTKNKVSPEDTNAFGSFNLGKEFKKLTGFLDGMQLLTIIVGTLTILAGVIAISNILLITVKERTKEIGIRRALGAKPSEVRNQILLESVVITLSSGLLGFIFGILLLMVLDLATQGQEEFPFYNPTVNYGNVFSAMSVMVFLGLIIGMIPAQRAVKIRPIEALRSE, encoded by the coding sequence ATGAATATTTTATTTAGCAAAGATACATGGCAGGAAATTTATTATTCTTTGAAGAATAATAAGCTTCGTACCTTCCTCACCATGATTGGAGTGGGCTGGGGAATGTTTCTCTATGTAAGTCTTCTCGGCGCCGCAAAAGGAATGGAAAATGGTTTTGATAAACTTTTTTCCGGATTTGCAACCAATACGATTTTCCTCTGGGCACAGAATACATCTATTCCTTATGATGGTTTTCCTAAAGGCAGAGAGATGAGTCTTCGCCTTTCAGATATTGATCTTTTAGAAAGAAAAGTATCGCAGGTAGATTATATTTCCCCGCAAAATTCACGCGGTAATTTCGGAAGTGCCGGCGAGCAGATGTCAAGAAACGGAAAATATGCAACGTATACTTTAACAGGAGATTCACCTATTGGAAATAAAATTTCAGAGAAAAAACTGATTTTCGGCAGATATCTGAATGATGCCGATCTTTCACAAAATAAAAACGTAGCGGTCATTGGAGAAGAAATTTATAAAAACTTTTTTGATGCGAAGAAAAATGAAAATCCACTTGGAAAATCAATCAATGTAAAAGGCGTTTTCTTTAATGTCATCGGCGTTTTTAGGGTGAAAAGAGGTGGGCCAATGGAAAATGACAGAACAGCGTATATTCCGCTTTCTTCATTCACAAGATTATTCAACAACGGAGATAAAATCGATGTTTTTTCAGTCGTAAGTAAGCCCGATGCCGAAGTAAGTGAGGTTGAGGTCAAAATTAAAGATGTTTTAAAAACTAAAAATAAAGTTTCACCAGAAGATACCAATGCTTTCGGAAGTTTCAATCTCGGAAAGGAATTTAAAAAACTAACCGGATTTTTGGATGGAATGCAGCTTTTAACAATCATTGTAGGAACCCTTACAATTCTCGCCGGAGTAATTGCTATTTCAAATATTTTATTAATCACAGTAAAAGAAAGAACCAAAGAAATCGGAATTAGAAGGGCCTTAGGTGCAAAACCTTCGGAAGTCCGTAACCAGATTTTGCTGGAAAGTGTTGTAATCACACTCTCATCCGGACTTTTAGGGTTTATTTTCGGAATTCTTTTGCTGATGGTATTAGATCTGGCAACGCAGGGACAGGAGGAATTTCCTTTTTACAACCCTACAGTTAATTATGGAAATGTTTTCAGTGCGATGTCCGTAATGGTTTTCTTAGGCTTAATTATCGGAATGATACCTGCGCAGAGAGCGGTGAAAATTCGGCCGATTGAGGCGTTGAGGTCGGAGTAG
- the msrB gene encoding peptide-methionine (R)-S-oxide reductase MsrB, whose translation MKNILVLMAFVFGITAFANSCEKAVKSKESFSEREKKEEMENKNLKEVYFAGGCFWGTEHFFQQIRGVVSTEVGYANGNKKNPTYEEVISHTTGFAETVKVKYDPEQVDLKLLIDLYFKTIDPTSKDQQGNDRGDQYRTGIYSTDKETEAIIKSEVEKLAKNYKKPVLVETIPLKNFYSAEAYHQDYLEKNPGGYCHIEPGLFEMAKNANPPKAVKYQKQDKKTLKSKLTSEQYSVTQENATERPFENEYWDETREGIYVDITTGEPLFVSTDKFESGCGWPSFSKPITQKLIEEKKDGSAGMERIEVRSKTGDAHLGHVFDDGPKDKGGLRYCINSASLKFVPKAEMKAKGYGDYISLLDKK comes from the coding sequence ATGAAAAATATATTGGTTTTGATGGCTTTTGTTTTCGGTATTACAGCTTTTGCCAATTCATGCGAAAAGGCTGTAAAATCTAAAGAAAGTTTTTCTGAACGTGAAAAGAAAGAGGAAATGGAGAATAAAAATCTGAAGGAGGTTTATTTTGCAGGAGGCTGTTTTTGGGGAACCGAGCATTTTTTCCAGCAAATAAGAGGAGTGGTTTCAACAGAGGTTGGTTATGCAAACGGAAACAAGAAAAACCCAACTTATGAAGAGGTGATCAGTCATACAACAGGTTTTGCCGAAACTGTGAAAGTGAAATACGATCCAGAGCAGGTGGATTTAAAGTTGTTGATTGATCTTTATTTCAAAACCATCGATCCTACAAGCAAAGATCAGCAGGGAAATGACAGAGGAGATCAGTACAGAACGGGAATTTATTCAACAGATAAAGAGACTGAGGCGATTATCAAATCTGAGGTTGAGAAACTGGCGAAAAATTATAAAAAACCGGTTTTGGTAGAAACAATTCCTTTGAAAAATTTCTACAGTGCAGAGGCCTATCATCAGGATTATCTTGAGAAAAATCCGGGAGGCTATTGTCACATTGAGCCGGGATTGTTTGAAATGGCAAAAAATGCAAATCCTCCAAAAGCTGTGAAATATCAGAAGCAGGATAAAAAAACTTTAAAAAGTAAATTGACTTCAGAACAGTACAGTGTTACTCAGGAAAATGCAACCGAAAGACCTTTTGAAAATGAATATTGGGACGAAACGAGAGAAGGAATTTATGTCGATATCACAACAGGCGAACCATTATTTGTATCAACGGATAAGTTCGAATCAGGTTGCGGATGGCCAAGTTTTTCAAAACCGATTACGCAAAAACTGATTGAAGAAAAAAAAGACGGCTCGGCAGGAATGGAAAGAATTGAGGTTAGAAGCAAAACGGGTGATGCCCATTTAGGTCACGTTTTTGATGACGGCCCGAAAGATAAAGGCGGTTTAAGATACTGTATCAACTCGGCATCGCTGAAGTTTGTTCCGAAAGCGGAAATGAAAGCAAAAGGTTATGGAGATTATATTTCTCTTTTAGATAAAAAATAA
- a CDS encoding ABC transporter permease gives MTKLLKLEYYKNLNYTPFKVFTIMYFAILVIFLCIGLIDVKVFGSTINLKEQGMYNFPGVWNFTTWTVALLKIFLGLIIVFSICQEFSNRMFKQNTIDGLSREEFIGSKLLTIGIFTLISTILVFAITLFLGYRYSNTTDSALIYEEIFFIGNYFLKLFTFFCFLMFLSILLRKSIFVFLAFFGIWVAEGILGGIETYTKVAGTQAAERMKILQNDFFISKLFPLESMSSLIPNPMVRTNMAKMMNLKYEFTYPTESLIACIVWCAIFIGGSYMILKKRDW, from the coding sequence ATGACTAAACTATTAAAATTAGAATACTACAAAAATCTGAATTACACACCGTTTAAGGTTTTTACGATTATGTATTTTGCGATACTCGTTATTTTTCTTTGTATCGGTTTGATTGACGTGAAAGTCTTCGGAAGTACCATCAATCTGAAAGAACAGGGAATGTATAACTTTCCAGGAGTGTGGAATTTCACAACCTGGACTGTTGCCCTGCTGAAAATATTTTTAGGGTTGATTATCGTTTTTTCAATTTGTCAGGAATTCAGCAACAGAATGTTTAAACAAAATACGATTGACGGTTTAAGCAGAGAAGAATTTATTGGTTCAAAACTTTTGACTATCGGTATTTTTACATTGATTTCCACAATTCTTGTTTTTGCAATCACCCTGTTTTTGGGATATCGGTATTCAAACACAACAGATTCAGCTTTGATTTATGAAGAAATATTTTTCATCGGAAATTATTTCCTGAAACTGTTTACATTTTTCTGTTTTCTGATGTTTTTATCCATATTGCTTAGAAAATCCATCTTTGTTTTCCTTGCTTTTTTTGGGATCTGGGTGGCCGAAGGTATTCTTGGCGGAATTGAAACTTATACTAAAGTTGCCGGTACGCAAGCCGCTGAACGCATGAAAATTTTACAGAACGATTTTTTTATCAGTAAACTTTTTCCTTTGGAAAGTATGTCGAGTCTAATTCCCAATCCGATGGTAAGAACCAACATGGCAAAAATGATGAATTTAAAATACGAATTCACCTACCCAACAGAAAGTTTAATTGCCTGCATCGTTTGGTGTGCAATCTTCATCGGAGGGTCTTATATGATTTTGAAGAAGAGAGATTGGTAA
- a CDS encoding ABC transporter ATP-binding protein: protein MEKVLSVKNLTKKFKRVVVNGISFDVERGNVYGLLGPNGSGKSTTFGMLLSTINPTSGEWYWFGKKGTDPETLKRIGAIIEQPNFYPYLSAEKNLKIVAEIKGTPHSRIDEVLATVGLLERKKDAFKTFSLGMKQRLSIASSLLNNPEVLILDEPTNGLDPEGIIQIREIISTIAKQGITIIIASHLLDEIEKICSHVIVLKQGTAIYGGRVDEMTSNKGFFELKADNNAALLQALESLNWFSSVQSEGEFVKAHVRDDASVSASMLNQNLAEKGIYLSHLNKKKLSLETQFLELVKNTK, encoded by the coding sequence ATGGAAAAAGTTTTATCAGTAAAAAATCTGACAAAAAAATTCAAAAGAGTCGTTGTGAACGGAATTTCTTTTGATGTTGAAAGAGGCAACGTGTACGGCCTTCTTGGTCCCAACGGAAGCGGAAAGTCCACGACTTTCGGAATGCTTCTTTCCACCATCAATCCTACTTCGGGAGAATGGTATTGGTTTGGAAAAAAAGGTACAGATCCCGAAACCCTAAAAAGAATCGGTGCCATCATCGAACAGCCCAATTTTTATCCTTATCTGAGCGCTGAAAAAAATCTGAAAATCGTAGCTGAAATTAAAGGAACTCCTCACAGCCGAATTGATGAAGTTTTGGCAACAGTAGGGCTTTTAGAAAGAAAAAAAGATGCTTTTAAAACATTTTCTCTGGGAATGAAGCAACGTCTGTCGATCGCTTCTTCTCTCCTCAACAATCCGGAAGTTTTAATTTTGGATGAACCAACCAATGGGCTTGATCCTGAAGGAATTATTCAGATCAGGGAAATTATCTCAACGATTGCAAAACAGGGAATTACGATCATTATCGCCAGTCACCTTTTGGATGAAATTGAAAAAATATGCAGCCATGTGATTGTTTTGAAACAGGGAACTGCCATCTACGGCGGAAGAGTGGATGAAATGACCAGCAATAAAGGATTTTTTGAATTGAAAGCTGATAATAATGCTGCACTTCTACAAGCACTGGAATCTTTAAACTGGTTCAGTTCGGTGCAATCTGAGGGTGAATTTGTAAAAGCTCACGTGCGTGACGATGCTTCGGTATCAGCTTCAATGCTCAACCAGAATCTTGCGGAAAAAGGCATTTACCTTTCACACCTCAACAAGAAAAAACTTTCTCTTGAAACTCAATTCCTTGAACTTGTAAAAAACACTAAATAA
- a CDS encoding ABC transporter ATP-binding protein, with protein sequence MLVIEDLHKSYDTGKSKLHVLKGINLTISAGEFVSIMGSSGSGKSTLLNIIGILDEKDSGVYDLDGIPIEHLNEVKAAEYRSKFLGFVFQSFNLIGYKTALDNVALPLYYQNVPRKERNIRAMEYLEKVGLAQWANHLPNELSGGQKQRVAIARALITDPKVVLADEPTGALDSKTTHDIMKLLQDINNEGKTIIVVTHENDVAAQTKRNVILRDGIIESDEFIKQIVL encoded by the coding sequence ATGCTAGTAATTGAGGATTTACACAAATCATACGATACAGGAAAAAGCAAACTTCACGTACTGAAGGGCATTAACCTTACTATTTCTGCCGGCGAATTTGTCTCCATTATGGGAAGTTCGGGCTCTGGAAAATCCACTTTACTGAACATCATCGGGATTCTGGATGAGAAAGACAGCGGCGTTTACGACCTCGACGGCATTCCCATCGAACACCTGAATGAAGTGAAAGCAGCGGAATACCGTTCAAAATTTCTGGGTTTTGTTTTCCAGTCATTCAATCTGATTGGATACAAAACAGCTTTGGATAATGTTGCGCTCCCTCTTTACTACCAAAATGTTCCGAGAAAAGAGCGTAACATACGGGCCATGGAGTATCTTGAAAAGGTAGGCCTTGCACAGTGGGCAAATCATTTACCCAACGAGCTTTCGGGTGGACAGAAACAGAGAGTCGCCATCGCGCGGGCTTTGATTACCGACCCAAAAGTCGTTTTAGCCGATGAACCAACCGGAGCATTAGACTCAAAAACCACTCACGATATTATGAAACTCCTTCAGGACATCAACAACGAAGGTAAAACCATCATTGTAGTAACCCACGAAAATGACGTAGCTGCACAAACCAAAAGAAACGTGATTTTAAGAGATGGCATTATTGAAAGTGATGAGTTTATAAAGCAGATTGTTTTGTAG
- a CDS encoding ATP-binding protein — translation MKLTELAHELSISPEAIKRFIQDFDLELGECISTNFDVKDDFEKFARENSDFLRQYEKDLDENKSAKEIAETIQQPEEKVEQIIKESQNNIFDNGFFRSSVSSFGVDQKLGGNYQFVYNYFGNKTSLQQRDFIGYRDLFFYISGVLEPFLDPQQIKDWGIHKPAGIILYGPPGSGKIFWANKIAEIIGYKFKEIKKHYLSNSLIDGNQTNFNDFINTMLKDGKAALFLEDFDEIMMERNAENNVATCNLETQEVILHHISKFTSSDILMLGSANSVSGIDEEVIAPGRFDVLVPVFPPNAAERAEIILYSMLKGLEEDSLLFKILKSNKADKIPFWHSVSTQMKTFSNTMIIDFSQSLKKRIKNLYQKTRNEKLVIDQNLINGALREAASKLTEEYLGQVAQFIHDAIVNNLEDFQFRIKSLKDELESYRAVEQPRRAIGFQHGEEEEKK, via the coding sequence ATGAAGCTTACAGAACTCGCCCACGAACTCAGCATATCTCCGGAAGCCATTAAAAGATTTATTCAGGATTTCGATCTTGAACTTGGAGAGTGCATTTCTACTAATTTCGACGTAAAAGATGATTTTGAAAAATTTGCCCGCGAAAATTCAGATTTTCTGCGTCAGTATGAGAAAGATTTGGATGAAAATAAATCGGCAAAAGAAATTGCAGAAACTATACAACAACCCGAAGAAAAAGTAGAACAGATAATTAAAGAAAGTCAGAACAATATTTTTGACAATGGCTTTTTCAGATCATCGGTTTCAAGTTTTGGGGTCGATCAGAAGCTGGGTGGAAATTACCAGTTTGTCTATAATTATTTTGGAAATAAAACCAGCCTCCAACAGCGTGATTTTATAGGTTACCGAGACTTATTCTTTTATATTTCAGGAGTTTTGGAGCCATTTCTCGATCCGCAACAGATCAAAGACTGGGGAATCCACAAACCTGCGGGAATTATTTTGTACGGGCCTCCGGGAAGCGGAAAAATTTTCTGGGCTAACAAAATTGCTGAGATCATCGGCTATAAATTTAAAGAAATCAAAAAACACTATCTTTCAAATTCGCTTATAGATGGTAATCAGACAAATTTTAATGATTTCATCAACACCATGTTGAAAGATGGAAAAGCAGCTCTTTTTCTGGAAGATTTCGATGAAATTATGATGGAACGAAATGCCGAAAACAATGTTGCCACCTGCAATCTGGAAACTCAGGAAGTTATTTTGCATCACATCAGCAAATTTACCTCTTCAGATATTTTAATGTTAGGTTCGGCCAACTCGGTTTCAGGAATTGATGAAGAAGTTATTGCACCAGGAAGATTTGATGTTCTGGTTCCTGTTTTTCCTCCCAACGCGGCGGAGAGAGCGGAAATTATTCTCTATTCGATGCTGAAAGGTCTGGAAGAAGACTCTTTATTATTTAAAATTCTGAAGAGCAACAAAGCAGATAAAATTCCTTTCTGGCACAGTGTATCTACACAGATGAAGACGTTCAGCAACACCATGATCATTGATTTTAGCCAGAGTTTGAAAAAGAGGATTAAAAATCTTTACCAAAAAACAAGAAATGAAAAGTTGGTAATTGATCAAAATCTCATCAACGGCGCTCTGCGTGAAGCGGCATCCAAACTTACCGAAGAATATCTTGGGCAAGTTGCTCAGTTTATTCATGATGCCATCGTTAATAATCTTGAAGATTTTCAATTCAGAATTAAATCTTTAAAAGATGAACTGGAATCCTATCGTGCAGTAGAGCAGCCAAGAAGAGCGATCGGTTTTCAACATGGGGAAGAGGAGGAGAAAAAATGA
- a CDS encoding ABC transporter permease gives MFDLDRWQEIFSSIRSNVLRTVLSGFTVALGLFIFIVLFGIGKGLQNAFTEGFARDAQNLITIVTGKTTIAYNGLQSDRQVTMNNDDYDFLVNADKEKVGYASPRYTANLLVKYGKESGNYQINGSVTDEKFIENRKLLDGRYLSPNDVKNKQSVAVIGRMVQRDLIKNGNPVGKDIDINGTMFKVIGVFSDDGGDWDERHISVPISTLQQMKKGSDTVSTTFIAYDEKLTPDQAIKYGDELKEKLKSRKNVSPDDENGVRVWNNAQNMSDTFVFIAVLTAIVGFIGLGTLLAGIIGISNIMVYIVKERTKEIGVRKAIGAKPKSIVALIVQESVVITVVSGLVGVGIGILTLHLIGDSLEEYFIKNPSVGTTEIIMAFIALVLSGLIAGFVPAYRASKIKPIEALRTE, from the coding sequence ATGTTTGACTTAGACCGTTGGCAGGAAATATTCAGTTCGATCCGAAGCAATGTTTTGCGTACGGTGCTTTCGGGTTTTACCGTGGCATTGGGGCTTTTCATTTTCATTGTACTCTTCGGAATTGGTAAAGGTTTACAGAATGCCTTTACAGAAGGGTTTGCGAGAGATGCGCAGAATCTGATTACCATCGTTACAGGAAAAACCACGATTGCATACAATGGTCTGCAATCTGACCGTCAGGTCACGATGAATAATGACGATTACGATTTTCTTGTCAATGCTGATAAAGAAAAAGTAGGATACGCGAGTCCGAGATACACGGCTAATCTTTTGGTTAAATACGGAAAAGAAAGCGGAAATTACCAAATAAACGGCTCGGTAACTGATGAAAAATTTATTGAAAACAGAAAACTTTTAGACGGCAGATATCTTTCACCGAATGACGTTAAAAACAAGCAAAGTGTCGCAGTGATCGGTAGAATGGTGCAGCGTGATTTAATTAAAAACGGTAATCCTGTAGGAAAAGATATCGATATCAACGGAACCATGTTTAAAGTAATCGGTGTTTTTTCAGATGACGGCGGCGACTGGGACGAAAGGCATATTTCTGTGCCGATTTCCACACTTCAGCAGATGAAAAAGGGCTCTGATACGGTAAGTACAACTTTCATTGCTTACGATGAAAAACTGACTCCCGATCAGGCAATTAAATACGGAGACGAACTGAAAGAGAAACTTAAATCAAGAAAAAATGTTTCGCCTGATGATGAAAATGGTGTCCGTGTCTGGAATAATGCCCAAAATATGAGCGATACTTTTGTATTCATTGCCGTGCTTACTGCAATCGTAGGTTTTATCGGTTTGGGAACTCTGCTGGCAGGGATTATCGGTATCAGCAACATCATGGTGTACATCGTGAAAGAACGAACCAAAGAGATTGGCGTAAGAAAAGCCATTGGAGCAAAACCAAAAAGTATTGTTGCATTAATTGTTCAGGAAAGTGTTGTAATCACCGTCGTTTCAGGACTTGTGGGTGTAGGAATTGGAATTTTAACGTTACATCTTATCGGCGACAGTCTTGAAGAGTATTTCATCAAAAATCCAAGTGTTGGAACCACGGAAATTATCATGGCATTTATCGCACTTGTACTTTCTGGGTTAATCGCAGGATTTGTTCCGGCATACAGAGCTTCGAAAATTAAACCGATTGAAGCGTTGAGAACGGAGTAA
- a CDS encoding efflux RND transporter periplasmic adaptor subunit, with protein MKKKFSWKKAIYIVLGIIFAGVLIMGITYLVKSNSKESVTFLTRKPTVQTMDDKVMATGKIIPKEEIEIKPNIAGIIDKILVDEGDRVEAGQLIATVRIIPNIAEVNNATQNVQNSQLQISNAKMNLSNAQTQFGMSEKLFKQGVISKQEYLTAQQQLYTQQQALRNANQQLVTAQKSLQIVKTGAIPELQGLATTQIRSKAAGTVLEVPVKVGSQVIEANSFNAGTTICSIADLNSLIFQGEIDEAQAGKLKQGMGMNIVIGALQNKTFPGTLTMIAPKGKDENGTIKFPVEGDVKNPNNEYIRAGFSANGEIVLKSEKNALLLDESLIQYDKKNGKDVPFVEVKQPDGKFKKVNVKLGASDGINVQILSGIDKNAEVKVWNPSDKDKEELKEKAKK; from the coding sequence ATGAAAAAGAAGTTCAGCTGGAAAAAAGCGATCTACATCGTCCTAGGAATTATTTTCGCAGGCGTCCTTATCATGGGAATTACGTATTTGGTGAAGTCAAATTCAAAGGAAAGTGTCACTTTTTTAACGAGAAAACCAACCGTTCAGACCATGGATGATAAAGTGATGGCGACGGGTAAAATTATTCCCAAAGAAGAAATTGAAATCAAACCCAATATCGCCGGAATTATCGATAAAATTCTGGTAGACGAAGGCGACAGAGTAGAAGCAGGACAGTTGATTGCTACTGTGAGAATTATTCCAAATATTGCGGAGGTAAATAATGCGACACAGAACGTTCAGAATTCGCAGCTTCAGATCAGCAATGCCAAAATGAATCTTTCCAACGCGCAGACTCAGTTTGGAATGTCGGAAAAACTGTTCAAACAGGGTGTGATTTCAAAACAGGAATATCTTACCGCTCAACAGCAACTTTACACACAGCAGCAGGCTCTCAGAAATGCAAATCAGCAGTTGGTAACGGCTCAGAAATCTTTACAGATCGTGAAAACGGGTGCTATTCCTGAATTACAGGGCTTGGCGACTACACAAATCCGTTCAAAAGCTGCCGGAACAGTGCTTGAAGTTCCTGTGAAAGTGGGAAGTCAGGTAATTGAGGCGAATTCATTCAATGCGGGAACGACCATCTGTTCGATTGCAGATTTAAATTCACTGATTTTTCAGGGTGAAATTGATGAAGCTCAGGCAGGAAAACTGAAGCAGGGCATGGGAATGAACATCGTGATCGGTGCACTTCAAAATAAAACTTTTCCGGGAACACTTACGATGATTGCCCCAAAAGGAAAAGATGAAAACGGAACCATTAAATTTCCTGTTGAGGGCGACGTGAAAAACCCAAATAACGAATACATCAGAGCCGGATTTTCTGCTAACGGAGAAATTGTTTTGAAATCAGAAAAAAATGCTTTGCTTTTGGATGAATCTTTAATTCAGTACGATAAAAAGAACGGAAAAGATGTTCCTTTTGTGGAAGTAAAACAGCCAGACGGAAAATTCAAAAAAGTAAATGTGAAACTGGGAGCCAGCGATGGTATCAACGTTCAGATTCTTTCAGGAATCGACAAAAATGCAGAGGTGAAAGTTTGGAATCCTTCAGATAAAGATAAAGAAGAATTGAAAGAAAAAGCGAAGAAGTAA
- a CDS encoding ribonucleotide-diphosphate reductase subunit beta, translated as MGIFDKRVSYKPFEYPEVLQFTEAINKSFWVHSEVDFTADVQDFQSQLEPHEKNAVKNALLAIAQIEVSVKSFWGNLYNHLPKPELNGLGATFAECEFRHSEAYSRLLEVLGYNEEFLHVIEVPALKKRIQFLSNVLKHANSATPKEYVSSLLLFSILIENVSLFSQFAIILSFTRFKGFMKNVSNIIAWTSIDEQIHANGGIYLINKIREEQPDLLTDSDIEDIYTLVDQSIEVEGEILDWIFEMGELDKFSKQDLINFMKYRVDESLTKINMEKRYNTTAEQYSPMKWFEEEVFANSMDDFFAKRPVDYTKHDKSITANDLF; from the coding sequence ATGGGAATTTTTGATAAAAGAGTAAGCTACAAGCCATTTGAGTATCCTGAAGTTCTTCAGTTTACAGAAGCAATCAACAAGTCTTTCTGGGTACACTCAGAAGTAGATTTCACGGCAGATGTTCAGGATTTTCAGTCGCAGCTGGAGCCGCACGAGAAAAATGCGGTAAAAAATGCACTTTTGGCGATTGCTCAGATCGAAGTTTCTGTAAAATCATTCTGGGGTAATCTTTACAACCACCTTCCAAAGCCTGAACTGAATGGCTTGGGTGCTACGTTTGCAGAGTGCGAATTCCGTCATTCGGAAGCGTATTCGCGTTTGCTTGAGGTGTTGGGATACAATGAAGAATTTCTTCACGTAATCGAAGTTCCTGCCCTGAAAAAGAGAATTCAGTTTTTATCTAATGTACTGAAGCATGCTAACTCAGCGACTCCGAAAGAGTATGTTTCGTCACTGCTTCTGTTCAGTATTCTGATTGAGAATGTGTCTTTGTTCTCGCAGTTTGCCATTATTTTGTCGTTTACAAGATTTAAAGGTTTCATGAAAAATGTTTCCAATATTATTGCATGGACGTCTATTGATGAGCAGATTCATGCGAACGGTGGGATTTATCTGATCAACAAAATCCGTGAAGAGCAGCCTGACCTTTTGACTGATTCTGATATTGAAGATATTTATACTTTGGTAGACCAATCTATCGAGGTGGAAGGAGAAATTCTGGACTGGATCTTTGAAATGGGCGAACTGGATAAGTTCTCAAAACAGGATTTAATCAACTTTATGAAATACCGTGTTGACGAAAGTTTAACCAAAATCAACATGGAAAAACGTTACAACACCACTGCAGAACAATATAGCCCGATGAAATGGTTTGAAGAGGAAGTTTTTGCCAATTCTATGGACGATTTCTTCGCAAAAAGACCGGTGGATTATACGAAGCACGATAAGAGTATTACGGCGAATGATCTATTCTAG
- a CDS encoding murein L,D-transpeptidase catalytic domain family protein: protein MKTKFIINLFLFLLLISIISCSKSQDKTGLSVAFENNEREEKPILDSAKTYKKALEALDFCKKNKFNTDFAILIDMSLHSGLKRFFVYDFKTEKITHQHLVGHGCGSNDWSSDESKDSPEFSNVDGSHLSSLGKYKIGARGVSEWGVKTKYLMHGLENTNNNALKRVIVFHSWERMSDEEIFPKGSPEGWGCPTLSNNAFRAVDPILEKSSKPVLMWIYQ, encoded by the coding sequence ATGAAAACAAAATTCATCATTAATCTATTTCTTTTTTTACTTTTGATAAGCATTATTTCCTGCTCCAAATCTCAGGATAAAACTGGATTGTCTGTCGCTTTTGAAAATAATGAGAGGGAAGAAAAACCAATTTTAGATTCAGCGAAAACTTACAAAAAAGCATTGGAAGCATTGGATTTCTGTAAGAAAAATAAATTCAATACAGATTTTGCAATTTTAATCGATATGAGTCTGCATTCGGGTCTAAAAAGATTTTTTGTTTATGATTTTAAAACTGAAAAAATTACTCACCAACATTTGGTCGGACACGGTTGCGGAAGCAATGACTGGAGTTCAGATGAGTCCAAAGACAGTCCGGAATTCAGCAATGTGGATGGAAGCCATCTTTCATCTTTAGGCAAATATAAAATCGGTGCTCGGGGTGTAAGCGAATGGGGTGTCAAAACAAAATATCTCATGCACGGCCTTGAAAACACAAATAATAATGCGCTGAAAAGAGTTATCGTTTTTCATTCATGGGAAAGAATGAGCGATGAGGAAATTTTTCCGAAAGGCTCACCGGAAGGTTGGGGTTGTCCTACCCTTTCCAACAATGCCTTCAGAGCAGTAGATCCAATTTTAGAAAAATCTTCAAAACCGGTTCTGATGTGGATTTATCAATAA